One Onychostoma macrolepis isolate SWU-2019 chromosome 10, ASM1243209v1, whole genome shotgun sequence genomic region harbors:
- the LOC131548734 gene encoding reticulon-4 receptor-like 1 isoform X2, with the protein MFRRGCGLEFLLVLCGLELTQACPRHCICYDSPSTVSCQAHNFLVVPEGIPAQSERVFLQNNKIQRLLQGHFSPTTVMLWLYSNNISYIQPSTFMGFTRLEELDLGDNKHLRSLASDTFQGLTRLHALHLYHCGLITLPAGLFEGLHNLQYLYLQNNQLEFLEDDMFIDLLNLSHLFLHGNRLWSLHQNTFRGLGALDRLLLHQNRLQWVHKQAFHDLRRLTTLYLFNNSLPELPAESLSQLPALEYLRLNDNPWECDCKAVPLWDWLRRFRGSTSSLICAAPPELAGKDLKRLTKEELPSCTGSESLHQSKSSQGDVGVSLKKDHHHRSRNHHHHHPHLPHQDQYYPTSPSPLPRPPKLGRNRNCTRHRSRKGNAQNEVYNLKELANKESDDKYDPSKPRRKNKCIPRTSVGPPSGVQRANSRAASVLAPCFIIPLCLLVCLTALIFR; encoded by the exons GCTGTGGTCTGGAGTTTCTCCTGGTGCTGTGTGGTTTAGAGTTGACCCAGGCGTGTCCCCGTCACTGCATCTGCTACGACTCTCCCAGCACAGTGAGCTGCCAGGCTCACAACTTCCTGGTGGTTCCAGAGGGAATCCCGGCCCAGAGCGAGCGAGTCTTtctgcaaaacaacaaaatccagCGACTGCTGCAGGGCCATTTCAGCCCCACCACCGTCATGCTTTGGCTCTACTCCAACAATATCTCATACATCCAGCCCTCCACATTCATGGGCTTCACCCGCCTGGAGGAGCTCGATCTGGGGGACAACAAACACCTCCGCTCTCTGGCTTCTGACACTTTTCAGGGCCTGACCCGACTCCATGCTCTGCACCTCTACCACTGTGGCCTAATCACTCTGCCCGCTGGCTTATTTGAGGGGCTGCACAACCTGCAGTACCTCTATTTACAG AACAACCAGCTGGAGTTTCTTGAGGATGACATGTTCATTGATCTTCTGAATCTGAGCCATTTATTTCTGCATGGAAATCGGTTGTGGAGCCTCCACCAGAACACTTTCCGTGGCCTGGGGGCCCTCGATCGCTTGCTGCTCCATCAAAACCGGCTCCAGTGGGTTCACAAACAGGCTTTCCACGACCTTCGCCGCCTGACGACGCTCTACCTGTTTAACAACTCCTTACCTGAACTTCCCGCCGAAAGCTTGTCTCAGCTGCCAGCGCTGGAATACCTGCGGCTCAACGACAACCCTTGGGAGTGCGACTGCAAGGCCGTGCCACTCTGGGATTGGCTGCGGCGTTTCCGTGGCTCCACCTCCTCGTTAATATGTGCGGCTCCACCGGAGCTGGCGGGAAAGGATCTGAAACGGTTGACCAAAGAAGAGCTGCCCTCCTGTACAGGCTCGGAGTCGCTCCACCAGAGCAAATCCAGCCAGGGGGACGTGGGGGTGTCGCTGAAGAAAGACCATCATCATCGATCGCggaatcatcatcatcatcatcctcaccTGCCACATCAGGATCAATACTACCCCACCTCCCCATCGCCGCTTCCTCGACCGCCCAAGTTGGGACGCAACAGGAACTGCACGAGGCATCGAAGCCGCAAGGGCAATGCTCAGAACGAGGTGTATAACCTAAAGGAGTTAGCCAATAAGGAATCGGACGACAAATATGACCCGTCAAAACCGAGACGAAAGAACAAATGCATCCCACGGACTTCGGTGGGTCCCCCTAGTGGTGTGCAAAGAGCGAACAGCAGGGCGGCGTCCGTCTTGGCACCTTGTTTCATCATCCCTCTTTGCTTATTGGTGTGTCTCACTGCCCTTATTTTCCGCTGA
- the LOC131548734 gene encoding reticulon-4 receptor-like 1 isoform X1, with amino-acid sequence MFQVVFFSIETCTDHMFFFFTCLSIGCGLEFLLVLCGLELTQACPRHCICYDSPSTVSCQAHNFLVVPEGIPAQSERVFLQNNKIQRLLQGHFSPTTVMLWLYSNNISYIQPSTFMGFTRLEELDLGDNKHLRSLASDTFQGLTRLHALHLYHCGLITLPAGLFEGLHNLQYLYLQNNQLEFLEDDMFIDLLNLSHLFLHGNRLWSLHQNTFRGLGALDRLLLHQNRLQWVHKQAFHDLRRLTTLYLFNNSLPELPAESLSQLPALEYLRLNDNPWECDCKAVPLWDWLRRFRGSTSSLICAAPPELAGKDLKRLTKEELPSCTGSESLHQSKSSQGDVGVSLKKDHHHRSRNHHHHHPHLPHQDQYYPTSPSPLPRPPKLGRNRNCTRHRSRKGNAQNEVYNLKELANKESDDKYDPSKPRRKNKCIPRTSVGPPSGVQRANSRAASVLAPCFIIPLCLLVCLTALIFR; translated from the exons ATGTTCCAAGTGGTCTTTTTTAGCATTGAAActtgcactgatcacatgttCTTTTTCTTTACCTGTCTTTCCATAGGCTGTGGTCTGGAGTTTCTCCTGGTGCTGTGTGGTTTAGAGTTGACCCAGGCGTGTCCCCGTCACTGCATCTGCTACGACTCTCCCAGCACAGTGAGCTGCCAGGCTCACAACTTCCTGGTGGTTCCAGAGGGAATCCCGGCCCAGAGCGAGCGAGTCTTtctgcaaaacaacaaaatccagCGACTGCTGCAGGGCCATTTCAGCCCCACCACCGTCATGCTTTGGCTCTACTCCAACAATATCTCATACATCCAGCCCTCCACATTCATGGGCTTCACCCGCCTGGAGGAGCTCGATCTGGGGGACAACAAACACCTCCGCTCTCTGGCTTCTGACACTTTTCAGGGCCTGACCCGACTCCATGCTCTGCACCTCTACCACTGTGGCCTAATCACTCTGCCCGCTGGCTTATTTGAGGGGCTGCACAACCTGCAGTACCTCTATTTACAG AACAACCAGCTGGAGTTTCTTGAGGATGACATGTTCATTGATCTTCTGAATCTGAGCCATTTATTTCTGCATGGAAATCGGTTGTGGAGCCTCCACCAGAACACTTTCCGTGGCCTGGGGGCCCTCGATCGCTTGCTGCTCCATCAAAACCGGCTCCAGTGGGTTCACAAACAGGCTTTCCACGACCTTCGCCGCCTGACGACGCTCTACCTGTTTAACAACTCCTTACCTGAACTTCCCGCCGAAAGCTTGTCTCAGCTGCCAGCGCTGGAATACCTGCGGCTCAACGACAACCCTTGGGAGTGCGACTGCAAGGCCGTGCCACTCTGGGATTGGCTGCGGCGTTTCCGTGGCTCCACCTCCTCGTTAATATGTGCGGCTCCACCGGAGCTGGCGGGAAAGGATCTGAAACGGTTGACCAAAGAAGAGCTGCCCTCCTGTACAGGCTCGGAGTCGCTCCACCAGAGCAAATCCAGCCAGGGGGACGTGGGGGTGTCGCTGAAGAAAGACCATCATCATCGATCGCggaatcatcatcatcatcatcctcaccTGCCACATCAGGATCAATACTACCCCACCTCCCCATCGCCGCTTCCTCGACCGCCCAAGTTGGGACGCAACAGGAACTGCACGAGGCATCGAAGCCGCAAGGGCAATGCTCAGAACGAGGTGTATAACCTAAAGGAGTTAGCCAATAAGGAATCGGACGACAAATATGACCCGTCAAAACCGAGACGAAAGAACAAATGCATCCCACGGACTTCGGTGGGTCCCCCTAGTGGTGTGCAAAGAGCGAACAGCAGGGCGGCGTCCGTCTTGGCACCTTGTTTCATCATCCCTCTTTGCTTATTGGTGTGTCTCACTGCCCTTATTTTCCGCTGA